A region from the Cardiocondyla obscurior isolate alpha-2009 linkage group LG26, Cobs3.1, whole genome shotgun sequence genome encodes:
- the LOC139112098 gene encoding PAX3- and PAX7-binding protein 1, which translates to MSLFNKPKRNIRRRPFNDDDEDNENRMEVEDAQPVKVKTKKDKPKQTRLSFGEELEQGDDGEVFIVKKSSRSKKLMKQLDHERRKKKGEEKMQVDTEQANKSVKQEKDLEIKTDDLVVKIKNTGPLILNGRAALAAGKDDYTSGEEEDEPCSHKFKKNTDKAETVKILLESGCIPDAAMIHAARKRRQKARELGTDYIPIEEQSDDKGKSRLIREEDHDRSDDDDSQDRLDMTVNTEARDKEKRREAFLASQVPLKFSDNESEHENEEEEWEAQQIRKGVTGAQIAAAQQDSMLQQQYTMGMNVNQMIGSGVPLEMVLMPAPPPPPSLQPPDPTKIVPVTPQEIVNRMRTRLDNLKEVHRRHQLDQERLEEELQLTIKELDESEVRTPHYAQRFRYYQELRGYVTDLVECLDEKLPLVIDLEQRWLDLYGERSTELMERRRQDTRDQAEEITTAARGQAMRRGPEVEVHVRRATEREGRRARRRRARELASNMPKHIDGMSSDDEVTEQQNLVFKQTKDEIDNDCKDIFSDVMEEYCTVRGILSKFESWRETDIDAYTEAYVSLCLPKIISSIIRLQLVTWNPIMESADLERTKWYNTLLLYALNSKETEESLKRDPDVRLIPSTIEKVVIPKLTSIIEKIWDPMSTSQTLRLVGAINRLIKEYPNLNDTSKQLETLFNAILDKIKAAIENDVFIPIFPKQVWDTKHQFFQRQFAMAVKLLRNLLSWQGLLGDVQLKNLALGSLLNRYLLAGLRVSCPTDALFKANMIMSTLPRAWLQGETIEHLRMFATLIQQLSEQLDQANPAHNEAWEYAKSILKIIKPL; encoded by the exons ATGTCATTATTCAACAAACCGAAGCGGAACATACGCCGACGTCCTTTCAACGATGACGACGAGGATAATGAGAACAGAATGGAAGTGGAGGACGCGCAGCCGGTCAAAGTTAAAACGAAGAAGGATAAGCCAAAGCAGACGCGCCTCAGCTTTGGAGAGGAACTGGAACAAG gGGACGATGGAGAAGTTTTTATAGTCAAGAAATCATCAAGGAGCAAAAAGTTGATGAAACAGCTAGATCAcgaaaggaggaaaaagaaaggtgaAGAGAAAATGCAAGTGGACACTGAGCAAGCGAATAAATCCGTTAAGCAGGAAAAAGATTTAGAAATAAAGACAGATGATCTAGTA gttaaaataaaaaacacagGACCGCTGATTTTAAATGGACGAGCTGCATTAGCAGCAGGAAAAGATGACTATACGTCGGGTGAAGAGGAAGATGAGCCTTGCAGTcacaaatttaagaaaaatacagaTAAAGCTGAAACTGTAAAAATACTTCTTGAaa gtGGATGTATACCTGATGCCGCTATGATCCATGCAGCGCGAAAACGCAGACAAAAAGCAAGAGAATTAGGAACCGATTACATTCCTATTGAAGAACAAAG cgATGACAAAGGCAAATCAAGACTGATACGAGAAGAAGATCATGATCGAAGTGATGATGATGATTCTCAAGACCGCCTAGATATGACTGTCAACACTGAAGCACGtgataaagaaaagagaagagaagcatTTCTTGCTTCTCAAGTTCCATTAAaat tttcAGATAATGAAAGTGAGCatgaaaatgaagaagaagaatggGAGGCACAACAAATACGAAAGGGTGTAACGGGTGCTCAA ATTGCAGCAGCGCAACAAGATTCTATGTTGCAACAGCAATATACAATGGGTATGAATGTTAATCAGATGATTGGATCTGGTGTACCTTTAGAAATGGTATTAATGCCTGCACCACCTCCGCCACCGTCTCTTCAACCACCAGATCCAACAAAAATTGTACCTGTTACACCACAAGAAATCGTGAACAGGATGCGTACAAG gTTGGACAACTTGAAAGAGGTGCATAGACGGCATCAGCTAGATCAAGAACGTTTAGAGGAAGAATTACAGCTAACCATAAAAGAATTGGATGAAAGCGAAGTTCGTACACCGCATTACGCACAACGCTTCAGATATTACCAAGAGTTGCGTGGGTATGTCACTGACTTGGTAGAGTGTCTTGATGAGAAG CTTCCTCTGGTTATCGATTTGGAACAACGCTGGTTAGATCTATATGGCGAACGTTCAACTGAATTGATGGAACGAAGACGACAAGATACGAGAGATCAGGCGGAAGAAATAACTACCGCAGCAA GAGGTCAAGCTATGCGAAGAGGACCGGAAGTGGAAGTGCACGTACGACGAGCTACAGAGAGAGAGGGTAGAAGAGCCCGTCGCAGAAGAGCAAGAGAATTAGCTTCAAATATGCCAAAGCATATTGACGGCATGTCTAGTGATGATGAAGTCACTGAGCAACAAAATCTCGTATTTAAACAAACAAAAG ATGAAATTGATAACGATtgtaaagatatattttctgACGTTATGGAGGAGTATTGTACAGTACGCGGTATCCTTTCAAAATTCGAATCGTGGAGAGAAACGGACATAGACGCTTACACTGAAGCTTATGTATCACTGTGTTTacctaaaattatttcatccATTATAAGATTACAATTGGTCACTTGGAATCCAATTAtg GAAAGCGCCGATTTAGAAAGAACAAAATGGTATAATACATTACTTTTGTACGCTTTAAACAGTAAAGAGACCGAGGAGTCATTAAAACGAGATCCAGATGTTAGATTGATACCGTCAACAATTGAAAAAGTTGTGATACCAAAATTAACAT ctaTTATCGAAAAAATATGGGATCCTATGTCAACTTCCCAAACATTACGTCTTGTAGGAGCTATAAATCGATTGATCAAGGAATATCCTAATTTAAATGACACCAGCAAGCAACTGGAAACGTTATTCAACGctattttagataaaattaaagctgCTATTGAAAACGATGTTTTTATACCTATCTTTCCAAAACA AGTTTGGGATACGAAACATCAATTTTTTCAAAGACAATTTGCGATGGCTGTCAAATTATTGCGCAATTTATTAAGCTGGCAAGGACTGCTCGGAGATGTGCAACTAAAAAATTTGGCGTTGGGCTCACTTTTAAATCGTTATTTACTTGCTGGATTGCGAGTTTCTTGTCCAACTGATGCTTTATTCAAAGCAAATATG ATTATGAGTACGCTTCCAAGAGCATGGTTGCAAGGAGAAACCATTGAACATCTCAGAATGTTTGCCACACTTATTCAACAACTTAGTGAACAATTAGATCAGGCAAACCCTGCGCATAA TGAAGCCTGGGAATACGCCAAATCTatcctgaaaataattaagccTTTATAA